One Algoriphagus sp. Y33 genomic window, GTCCGCGGGGCTATGTAAACCAGCAGCCGTATCAATTCGGGAAATATAAATACCATTTCGGCAATAAGTGCAAACTGCCAAAGTTCTTTGTAAGGCACTTTGTAGCCGATAAGGAATGCGCCAAGCCAAAAGAGAAAGGAGATTACGGTAAATTTCCAAAGTAAGGCAAAGGGTGTCCAGAGATAGTTTAAAGCATTGAAAATGTGGAAAATCATAAAATCACCACGTGCTTCCAAATTATTGTAATCCGGAATTGCTTCAAGAATAAGCGTATTGGTAAGGTATCTGATCAATAAAAACAAAAACACCAAAACTAAAAAATATATGCGCTTGTCGAAATCAATTAGTTCTTTTAGACGTTGTGCTTCTGGAGTTAAAGTTTTAGCCATTATTAAGATGAATCTTATTCAAATCTAAAATTTTGTTTGGGAATACCTCTAATTTTGGAATCTAAAAAGGAAGAAATATATGTTGATACGAATCGCAATGATTCTTAGTGTGTATGTTGTAGGGCTTAGTTTTGCCCAAGCGCAGGAAACGGAAGCAGATTCTATGATCTATGTGCCTTCCAAATACTTATTGCTGGATAGAGGACTCCAATTCAGGATTACCAAGTCTATCAATAGCATGTACAATTTTGATTTTCCTGCTGCTGAACGTGACTTTGCCGTACTTGCCCTTCAATATCCGGATCATCCATTGCCTGAATTCTTGGTGGCACTGGGTTATTGGTGGAGGATAGAAGTAGATGTGGCCAATGAGAGATATGATGCGACTTTTGTTAAATACCTCGACAGGGCTATTGCAAAAGCAGAGGTAATGTTTAAGGAAGACGAGACGAATAAGGAGGCTGCTTTCTTTTTGGCGGGCGGATATGGTTTTCAGTCTCGACTATACTCTGAAAGGAAGAGCTGGACAAAGGCTGCTTTTGCGGGAAGAAATGCCCTTAAATATATGAATTTGAGCAGAGGTGAGGAGGAATTTAATCCTGAATTGCTCTTGGGGGATGCGCTTTTCAATTATTTCTCAGAGTGGATTCCGGAGAATTACCCATTGCTAAGGCCTGTCATGGCACTTTTCCCGAAGGGGAATAAAAAGCTGGGCTTACAGCAACTGGAACAGGTGGCAAATAATGCATTCTACACGCGGGTGGAAGCCCAGTATTTTTTATTCAGATTATATGCGTCAGAAGAGAAAGAACCATTTAAAGCACTTCAGATTTCGGATTATTTGCATGGTAAATTTCCAAATAATCCATATTTCCATAGATCATATGCAAGGCATCTCTACGCAGTGGGAAGATGGACTGAATCTGTGGAGCAATCAAAGGAAATTCTTGATCGGATAGATTCAAAAATGCCGGGCTATGAATCTAACAGTGGGAGATATGCTGCTTTTTATATTGCCCAGTTCAATGAGCGTGTTGGAAATCGGGATGAAGCCAAGAAATATTACCTTAAAACCCTGTCCTTCGGAGAGGAATCTGAGTCCCAAGAAAGCGGATATTACTTGCATTCTTTACTGCAGCTGGGAAAGATGGCGACAGATGAGAAAAACAAGACGTTGGCCAAAAAGTATTTCAAGGAAGTGAAGAAGTATGCCAAGCGTAAACACTCTGCTCATCAAGAAGCAAGAGAATTTATCAAAAAGAATAAACTTTAACTGAAAAAGCGGCGTTGCATTAATTAATAACAGGAGATAATTTGAATTTCATGTGGGAGGCAAGGCTTTTTGGAAGAATTGTTTGTGCAATGGGTAAGAATTATTAAGAAAATTTCGAATTTCCTCTGTAAAATTCTGATGAATGGTTTAAAACAATCATCAATTATATTAACTTTGCACCATATAAAATTTTGTAAATGCAAGAGATCATGGATCATAGCTTAAGAATAAAATTCGATAAAATCGACAGGAAGATTCTGGAAATCCTTCAGGCTAATGCCAAAATAACAAATGCTCAATTGTCAAAGGATATAGGACTTTCTCCTGCTCCCACGTTGGAGCGTGTGAAGAAATTGGAGCAATCCGGAATTATAAAGAGTTATCATGCAAAGCTGGATCCTGAAAAGATCGGTCTGGGTGTCAGTACTTTTGTGTTGGTAAGCTTAATCGGTCATAATAAAGGCAATATTGATGCTTTCATGCGTGAAATTAATATAATTCCTGAAGTGATAGAGTGCCACCACATTACAGGTACAGGCGATTTTATTTTAAAAATCATTGCGAAAGATATTACCTCATACCAGAATTTGATGCTTGAAAAAGTATCGGAAATCAAAGAAGTAGATTCCATGCAATCCATGGTTATTTTATCTACTTTCAAGGATTCTAAAGTAATGCCAATCCCGGCTTAACCAGCCTCAATAATTTCTAAAGGGTGGCGTGAGTCACCCTTTTTTTTTGAACAAATGGAACAAAATCCCTGGACAACCAAAAAAATTAATCCGGTTTATGAAAACCCTTGGATTAAAGTTGAGCACCATGAGGTCTTAAATCCCGCCGGCAACGAAGGTGTTTACGGTAAAGTGCACTTTAAAAATAGAGCAATGGGCATTATTCCCATTGACCAAGATGGTAACACTTGGCTTATTGGTCAGTTTCGTTACACCCTGGATGAGTATGCGTGGGAGATTCCCATGGGGGGTGGACCATTGGAGGAGGATAAATTGGAAAGTGCCAAACGTGAATTGAAAGAAGAAACCGGTCTAAGAGCAGAGAAATGGACAGAAATCATGAAAATTCACACCTCAAATTCCGTGACAGATGAAGTGGGGTATGTGTACCTAGCCGAAGATCTTACGCAGGGAGAAGCTGAGTTTGAGGAAACTGAAGTACTAAAAATAAAGAAATTGCCATTCTCCACAGTTGTGGAAATGGTGATGAATGGAGAAATCACTGACGGAATCAGCATTGCAGGAATTCTCAAGGCTGCAAGGATTCTAAATTTATAGTATGACAATCAAGGATCATTTTAAAATCACCTTCAACCTTGCTTTTCCTGTGGTGCTAAGCCAGCTCGGACAGGTTTTGGTAGGTGTAGCTGACAGTATGATGGTAGGCAGACTAGGGGCAGTGCCACTGGCTGCTGCGTCTTTGGGGAACAGTATTTTTTTCGTGATACTGATGTTTGGTATGGGGATTTCCATGGGAATTACTCCTTTGGTTTCAGTGGCTGAAGGGAAGGGCAAATTCAAAAGGATTGGCCATCTTTTTCAGCATGGATTATGGATCAACATTGCCACCGCATTGATTCTGACGGCGGTGGTAATCGGCTTATCTCAAGGACTTCACTTCTTGAACCAACCGCAAGAGGTGGTGACTCTTACCATTCCTTACCTCTACATAATTACTGCTTCTCTTTTTCCTTTCATGATTTTCCAGTCATTTAAGCAGTTGGCAGAAGGTGTTTCACAGACAAAGCAGGCGATGTACGTCACCATCTTTTGCAATCTTGTCAATGTGTTTCTTAACTGGGTACTGATCTATGGAAACTTGGGCGTTTCTGAAATGGGGTTGAATGGTGCAGGATTGGCTACATTGATCTCAAGGATCTTAATGCCTATCCTAATGGGACTGTACGTGATGCGCTCCAAAAGATACAGAATCTTCAATTTGCAACTGGGAATAGGCAAACTGAGATTTTTACTGTTAAATAGAATCTTGAAAATCGGTATCCCTACAGGTTTTCAATACATTTTTGAAGTGAGTGCGTTCAGCGCAGCGGCAATAATGATGGGGTGGATAGGAGTAAATGCGCTTGCTGCTCATCAAATCGCCATAAACCTAGCCTCGGTAAGCTATATGATGGTTTCGGGTCTCAGCACGGCCGGAATGATTCGCGTCAGTAACCAAATCGGTCGGGGTAACTTTAAAGGCATGAGAGAGGCCGGAATGGTGGTTTTTGGTATGGTACTGGTATTCATGGCAATTACAGGTTTGATATTTGTTGTCATGCGATACTATCTTCCTACACTCTATATTGACAATGAAGATGTGGTTGCCTTATCTGCTTCATTGCTCATCATCGCAGGTATGTTTCAGCTGTCGGATGGTATTCAGGTAGCGGGTTTGGGTGTTTTACGGGGGTTGGAAGATGTGAAATTCCCTACATTTATTACGCTTGTGGCTTATTGGGTAATTGGCCTTCCGCTTGGATATTTCTTGGCTTTTGAGCTGGGAATGGCGGAGCTGGGGATTTGGTATGGCTTATTGATCGGTTTGAGTATTACTGCTGTGGTTTTGTTTTATCGCTTTCATAAGCTGAGTAATCGGATGATTAGGGCAAATAAGCCGATTGTCACTGTATAAGGATTCCCGGTCCTAAGGCTGCTGAATGTTTCTGCTTTTTGTTTTATATTCAGGGATAAACTTTTCTAAATATGATCAAAAAGCTACTCCTCGTATTCTACGTAATTCTTGTTTCT contains:
- a CDS encoding MATE family efflux transporter, with translation MTIKDHFKITFNLAFPVVLSQLGQVLVGVADSMMVGRLGAVPLAAASLGNSIFFVILMFGMGISMGITPLVSVAEGKGKFKRIGHLFQHGLWINIATALILTAVVIGLSQGLHFLNQPQEVVTLTIPYLYIITASLFPFMIFQSFKQLAEGVSQTKQAMYVTIFCNLVNVFLNWVLIYGNLGVSEMGLNGAGLATLISRILMPILMGLYVMRSKRYRIFNLQLGIGKLRFLLLNRILKIGIPTGFQYIFEVSAFSAAAIMMGWIGVNALAAHQIAINLASVSYMMVSGLSTAGMIRVSNQIGRGNFKGMREAGMVVFGMVLVFMAITGLIFVVMRYYLPTLYIDNEDVVALSASLLIIAGMFQLSDGIQVAGLGVLRGLEDVKFPTFITLVAYWVIGLPLGYFLAFELGMAELGIWYGLLIGLSITAVVLFYRFHKLSNRMIRANKPIVTV
- a CDS encoding Lrp/AsnC family transcriptional regulator codes for the protein MDHSLRIKFDKIDRKILEILQANAKITNAQLSKDIGLSPAPTLERVKKLEQSGIIKSYHAKLDPEKIGLGVSTFVLVSLIGHNKGNIDAFMREINIIPEVIECHHITGTGDFILKIIAKDITSYQNLMLEKVSEIKEVDSMQSMVILSTFKDSKVMPIPA
- a CDS encoding NUDIX hydrolase, encoding MEQNPWTTKKINPVYENPWIKVEHHEVLNPAGNEGVYGKVHFKNRAMGIIPIDQDGNTWLIGQFRYTLDEYAWEIPMGGGPLEEDKLESAKRELKEETGLRAEKWTEIMKIHTSNSVTDEVGYVYLAEDLTQGEAEFEETEVLKIKKLPFSTVVEMVMNGEITDGISIAGILKAARILNL
- a CDS encoding tol-pal system protein YbgF, translating into MLIRIAMILSVYVVGLSFAQAQETEADSMIYVPSKYLLLDRGLQFRITKSINSMYNFDFPAAERDFAVLALQYPDHPLPEFLVALGYWWRIEVDVANERYDATFVKYLDRAIAKAEVMFKEDETNKEAAFFLAGGYGFQSRLYSERKSWTKAAFAGRNALKYMNLSRGEEEFNPELLLGDALFNYFSEWIPENYPLLRPVMALFPKGNKKLGLQQLEQVANNAFYTRVEAQYFLFRLYASEEKEPFKALQISDYLHGKFPNNPYFHRSYARHLYAVGRWTESVEQSKEILDRIDSKMPGYESNSGRYAAFYIAQFNERVGNRDEAKKYYLKTLSFGEESESQESGYYLHSLLQLGKMATDEKNKTLAKKYFKEVKKYAKRKHSAHQEAREFIKKNKL
- a CDS encoding sulfate ABC transporter permease encodes the protein MAKTLTPEAQRLKELIDFDKRIYFLVLVFLFLLIRYLTNTLILEAIPDYNNLEARGDFMIFHIFNALNYLWTPFALLWKFTVISFLFWLGAFLIGYKVPYKELWQFALIAEMVFIFPELIRLLVYIAPRTGVTYIEINEYRALSLLALLGPKNITPQFHYALASINIFEIIYGIVWLYGFHMISRRPFGECTLVVFVSYYIPLAIWLGWYVMVYRN